A single genomic interval of Pan paniscus chromosome 18, NHGRI_mPanPan1-v2.0_pri, whole genome shotgun sequence harbors:
- the PARD6A gene encoding partitioning defective 6 homolog alpha isoform X2: MARPQRTPARSPDSIVEVKSKFDAEFRRFALPRASVSGFQEFSRLLRAVHQIPGLDVLLGYTDAHGDLLPLTNDDSLHRALASGPPPLRLLVQKRAEADSSGLAFASNSLQRRKKGLLLRPVAPLRTRPPLLISLPQDFRQVSSVIDVDLLPETHRRVRLHKHGSDRPLGFYIRDGMSVRVAPQGLERVPGIFISRLVRGGLAESTGLLAVSDEILEVNGIEVAGKTLDQVTDMMVANSHNLIVTVKPANQRNNVVRGASGRLTGPPSAGPGPAEPDSDDDSSDLVIENRQPPSSNGLSQGPPCWDLHPGCRHPGTRSSLPSLDDQEQASSGWGSRIRGDGSGFSL, encoded by the exons ATGGCCCGGCCGCAGAGGACTCCGGCGCGCAGTCCCGATAGCATCGTCGAGGTGAAGAGCAAA TTTGACGCCGAGTTCCGACGCTTCGCGCTGCCTCGCGCTTCGGTGAGCGGCTTCCAGGAGTTCTCGCGGTTGCTGCGGGCGGTGCACCAGATCCCGGGCCTGGACGTGCTACTTGGCTATACGGATGCTCATGGCGACCTGCTGCCCCTCACCAACGACGACAGCCTGCACCGGGCCCTGGCCAGCGGGCCCCCGCCACTGCGCCTACTGGTGCAGAAGCGGG CAGAAGCTGACTCCAGCGGCCTGGCTTTTGCCTCCAACTCTCTGCAGCGGCGCAAGAAAGGGCTCTTGCTGCGGCCAGTGGCACCCCTGCGCACCCGGCCACCCTTGCTAATCAGCCTGCCCCAAGATTTCCGCCAGGTTTCCTCAGTCATAGACGTGGACCTACTGCCTGAGACCCACCGACGGGTGCGGCTGCACAAGCATGGTTCAGACCGCCCCCTGGGCTTCTACATCCGAGATGGCATGAGCGTGCGTGTGGCTCCCCAGGGCCTGGAGCGGGTTCCAGGAATCTTCATCTCCCGCCTGGTACGTGGGGGTCTGGCTGAGAGTACAGGGCTGCTGGCGGTCAGTGATGAGATCCTCGAGGTCAATGGCATTGAAGTAGCCGGGAAGACCTTGGACCAAGTGACGGACATGATGGTTGCCAACAGCCATAACCTCATTGTCACTGTCAAGCCCGCCAACCAGCGCAATAACGTGGTGCGAGGGGCATCTGGGCGTTTGACAGGTCCTCCCTCTGCAGGGCCTGGGCCTGCTGAGCCTGATAGTGACGATGACAGCAGTGACCTGGTCATTGAGAACCGCCAGCCTCCCAGTTCCAATGGGCTGTCTCAGGGGCCCCCGTGCTGGGACCTGCACCCTGGCTGCCGACATCCTGGTACCCGCAGCTCTCTGCCCTCCCTGGATGACCAGGAGCAGGCCAGTTCTGGCTGGGGGAGTCGCATTCGAGGAGATGGTAGTGGCTTCAGCCTCTGA
- the PARD6A gene encoding partitioning defective 6 homolog alpha isoform X3, translating to MARPQRTPARSPDSIVEVKSKFDAEFRRFALPRASVSGFQEFSRLLRAVHQIPGLDVLLGYTDAHGDLLPLTNDDSLHRALASGPPPLRLLVQKREADSSGLAFASNSLQRRKKGLLLRPVAPLRTRPPLLISLPQDFRQVSSVIDVDLLPETHRRVRLHKHGSDRPLGFYIRDGMSVRVAPQGLERVPGIFISRLVRGGLAESTGLLAVSDEILEVNGIEVAGKTLDQVTDMMVANSHNLIVTVKPANQRNNVVRGASGRLTGPPSAGPGPAEPDSDDDSSDLVIENRQPPSSNGLSQGPPCWDLHPGCRHPGTRSSLPSLDDQEQASSGWGSRIRGDGSGFSL from the exons ATGGCCCGGCCGCAGAGGACTCCGGCGCGCAGTCCCGATAGCATCGTCGAGGTGAAGAGCAAA TTTGACGCCGAGTTCCGACGCTTCGCGCTGCCTCGCGCTTCGGTGAGCGGCTTCCAGGAGTTCTCGCGGTTGCTGCGGGCGGTGCACCAGATCCCGGGCCTGGACGTGCTACTTGGCTATACGGATGCTCATGGCGACCTGCTGCCCCTCACCAACGACGACAGCCTGCACCGGGCCCTGGCCAGCGGGCCCCCGCCACTGCGCCTACTGGTGCAGAAGCGGG AAGCTGACTCCAGCGGCCTGGCTTTTGCCTCCAACTCTCTGCAGCGGCGCAAGAAAGGGCTCTTGCTGCGGCCAGTGGCACCCCTGCGCACCCGGCCACCCTTGCTAATCAGCCTGCCCCAAGATTTCCGCCAGGTTTCCTCAGTCATAGACGTGGACCTACTGCCTGAGACCCACCGACGGGTGCGGCTGCACAAGCATGGTTCAGACCGCCCCCTGGGCTTCTACATCCGAGATGGCATGAGCGTGCGTGTGGCTCCCCAGGGCCTGGAGCGGGTTCCAGGAATCTTCATCTCCCGCCTGGTACGTGGGGGTCTGGCTGAGAGTACAGGGCTGCTGGCGGTCAGTGATGAGATCCTCGAGGTCAATGGCATTGAAGTAGCCGGGAAGACCTTGGACCAAGTGACGGACATGATGGTTGCCAACAGCCATAACCTCATTGTCACTGTCAAGCCCGCCAACCAGCGCAATAACGTGGTGCGAGGGGCATCTGGGCGTTTGACAGGTCCTCCCTCTGCAGGGCCTGGGCCTGCTGAGCCTGATAGTGACGATGACAGCAGTGACCTGGTCATTGAGAACCGCCAGCCTCCCAGTTCCAATGGGCTGTCTCAGGGGCCCCCGTGCTGGGACCTGCACCCTGGCTGCCGACATCCTGGTACCCGCAGCTCTCTGCCCTCCCTGGATGACCAGGAGCAGGCCAGTTCTGGCTGGGGGAGTCGCATTCGAGGAGATGGTAGTGGCTTCAGCCTCTGA
- the PARD6A gene encoding partitioning defective 6 homolog alpha isoform X1, with translation MARPQRTPARSPDSIVEVKSKFDAEFRRFALPRASVSGFQEFSRLLRAVHQIPGLDVLLGYTDAHGDLLPLTNDDSLHRALASGPPPLRLLVQKRGEEGYSGQPLWAEADSSGLAFASNSLQRRKKGLLLRPVAPLRTRPPLLISLPQDFRQVSSVIDVDLLPETHRRVRLHKHGSDRPLGFYIRDGMSVRVAPQGLERVPGIFISRLVRGGLAESTGLLAVSDEILEVNGIEVAGKTLDQVTDMMVANSHNLIVTVKPANQRNNVVRGASGRLTGPPSAGPGPAEPDSDDDSSDLVIENRQPPSSNGLSQGPPCWDLHPGCRHPGTRSSLPSLDDQEQASSGWGSRIRGDGSGFSL, from the exons ATGGCCCGGCCGCAGAGGACTCCGGCGCGCAGTCCCGATAGCATCGTCGAGGTGAAGAGCAAA TTTGACGCCGAGTTCCGACGCTTCGCGCTGCCTCGCGCTTCGGTGAGCGGCTTCCAGGAGTTCTCGCGGTTGCTGCGGGCGGTGCACCAGATCCCGGGCCTGGACGTGCTACTTGGCTATACGGATGCTCATGGCGACCTGCTGCCCCTCACCAACGACGACAGCCTGCACCGGGCCCTGGCCAGCGGGCCCCCGCCACTGCGCCTACTGGTGCAGAAGCGGGGTGAGGAGGGGTACAGTGGGCAGCCTCTGTGGG CAGAAGCTGACTCCAGCGGCCTGGCTTTTGCCTCCAACTCTCTGCAGCGGCGCAAGAAAGGGCTCTTGCTGCGGCCAGTGGCACCCCTGCGCACCCGGCCACCCTTGCTAATCAGCCTGCCCCAAGATTTCCGCCAGGTTTCCTCAGTCATAGACGTGGACCTACTGCCTGAGACCCACCGACGGGTGCGGCTGCACAAGCATGGTTCAGACCGCCCCCTGGGCTTCTACATCCGAGATGGCATGAGCGTGCGTGTGGCTCCCCAGGGCCTGGAGCGGGTTCCAGGAATCTTCATCTCCCGCCTGGTACGTGGGGGTCTGGCTGAGAGTACAGGGCTGCTGGCGGTCAGTGATGAGATCCTCGAGGTCAATGGCATTGAAGTAGCCGGGAAGACCTTGGACCAAGTGACGGACATGATGGTTGCCAACAGCCATAACCTCATTGTCACTGTCAAGCCCGCCAACCAGCGCAATAACGTGGTGCGAGGGGCATCTGGGCGTTTGACAGGTCCTCCCTCTGCAGGGCCTGGGCCTGCTGAGCCTGATAGTGACGATGACAGCAGTGACCTGGTCATTGAGAACCGCCAGCCTCCCAGTTCCAATGGGCTGTCTCAGGGGCCCCCGTGCTGGGACCTGCACCCTGGCTGCCGACATCCTGGTACCCGCAGCTCTCTGCCCTCCCTGGATGACCAGGAGCAGGCCAGTTCTGGCTGGGGGAGTCGCATTCGAGGAGATGGTAGTGGCTTCAGCCTCTGA
- the ENKD1 gene encoding enkurin domain-containing protein 1 isoform X2, translating into MCEGPSRISGPIPPDPTLCPDNYRRPTSAQGRLEGNALKLDLLTSDRALDTTAPRGPCIGPGAGEILERGQRGVGDVLLQLEGISLGPGASLKRKDPKDHEKENLRRIREIQKRFREQERSREQGQPRPLKALWRSPKYDKVESRVKAQLQEPGLGVDFIRHNARAAKRAPRRHSCSLQVLAQVLEQQRQAQEHYNATQKGHVPHYLLERRDLWRREAEARKQSQPDPAMPPGHTRMPENQRLETLTKLLQSQSQLLRELVLLPAGADSLRAQSHRAELDRKLVQVEESIKIFSRPKVFVKMDD; encoded by the exons ATGTGCGAGGGCCCGTCCCGCATCTCGGGGCCCATCCCCCCAGACCCGACGCTCTGTCCTGACAACTACCGGCGGCCGACCTCGG CTCAAGGGCGCCTCGAGGGAAACGCGCTGAAGCTGGACTTGCTGACCTCCGACCGGGCCCTGGACACCACCGCTCCCCGTGGTCCCTGCATCGGTCCCGGTGCCGGAGAGATCCTGGAGCGCGGCCAGCGCGGCGTCGGGGACGTGCTGTTGCAACTGGAGGGGATCTCCCTAGGTCCTGGGGCCTCTCTCAAGA GGAAGGACCCTAAGGACCATGAGAAGGAGAACCTGAGGCGGATCAGGGAGATTCAGAAGCGCTTCAGAGAACAGGAGCGCAGCCGGGAGCAGGGCCAGCCCAGGCCCCTGAAAGCTCTGTGGCGCTCACCCAAGTACGACAAGGTGGAGTCCCGGGTCAAGGCCCAGCTCCAG GAGCCAGGCCTGGGGGTGGACTTCATTCGTCACAATGCACGAGCTGCCAAGAGAGCCCCCCGGAGGCATTCCTGCTCACTGCAGGTCCTGGCACAAGTGCTAGAGCAGCAGCGGCAGGCCCAGGAGCACTACAATGCCACGCAGAAGGGCCATGTGCCACATTA CTTGTTGGAGCGCAGGGACCTGTGGCGGCGGGAGGCCGAGGCCCGCAAGCAGAGCCAGCCGGACCCTGCCATGCCCCCAGGCCACACGCGCATGCCTGAGAACCAGCGGCTGGAAACACTGACCAAGCTGCTCCAGA GCCAGAGCCAGCTGCTGCGTGAGCTGGTACTGCTGCCTGCTGGGGCAGACTCACTGAGAGCCCAGAGCCACCGTGCTGAGCTGGACCGGAAGCTGGTGCAGGTAGAGGAGTCCATCAAGATCTTTTCTCGGCCCAAAGTCTTCGTGAAGATGGATGACTGA
- the ENKD1 gene encoding enkurin domain-containing protein 1 isoform X1, translating to MCEGPSRISGPIPPDPTLCPDNYRRPTSAQGRLEGNALKLDLLTSDRALDTTAPRGPCIGPGAGEILERGQRGVGDVLLQLEGISLGPGASLKRKDPKDHEKENLRRIREIQKRFREQERSREQGQPRPLKALWRSPKYDKVESRVKAQLQEPGPASGTESAHFLRAHSRCGPGLPPPHVSSPQPTPPGPEAKEPGLGVDFIRHNARAAKRAPRRHSCSLQVLAQVLEQQRQAQEHYNATQKGHVPHYLLERRDLWRREAEARKQSQPDPAMPPGHTRMPENQRLETLTKLLQSQSQLLRELVLLPAGADSLRAQSHRAELDRKLVQVEESIKIFSRPKVFVKMDD from the exons ATGTGCGAGGGCCCGTCCCGCATCTCGGGGCCCATCCCCCCAGACCCGACGCTCTGTCCTGACAACTACCGGCGGCCGACCTCGG CTCAAGGGCGCCTCGAGGGAAACGCGCTGAAGCTGGACTTGCTGACCTCCGACCGGGCCCTGGACACCACCGCTCCCCGTGGTCCCTGCATCGGTCCCGGTGCCGGAGAGATCCTGGAGCGCGGCCAGCGCGGCGTCGGGGACGTGCTGTTGCAACTGGAGGGGATCTCCCTAGGTCCTGGGGCCTCTCTCAAGA GGAAGGACCCTAAGGACCATGAGAAGGAGAACCTGAGGCGGATCAGGGAGATTCAGAAGCGCTTCAGAGAACAGGAGCGCAGCCGGGAGCAGGGCCAGCCCAGGCCCCTGAAAGCTCTGTGGCGCTCACCCAAGTACGACAAGGTGGAGTCCCGGGTCAAGGCCCAGCTCCAG gagcctggccctgcctctggGACAGAGTCTGCCCACTTCCTGCGGGCGCACTCCCGCTGCGGCCCTGGCCTCCCACCACCCCATGTATCTAGTCCCCAGCCAACCCCACCAGGTCCCgaagctaag GAGCCAGGCCTGGGGGTGGACTTCATTCGTCACAATGCACGAGCTGCCAAGAGAGCCCCCCGGAGGCATTCCTGCTCACTGCAGGTCCTGGCACAAGTGCTAGAGCAGCAGCGGCAGGCCCAGGAGCACTACAATGCCACGCAGAAGGGCCATGTGCCACATTA CTTGTTGGAGCGCAGGGACCTGTGGCGGCGGGAGGCCGAGGCCCGCAAGCAGAGCCAGCCGGACCCTGCCATGCCCCCAGGCCACACGCGCATGCCTGAGAACCAGCGGCTGGAAACACTGACCAAGCTGCTCCAGA GCCAGAGCCAGCTGCTGCGTGAGCTGGTACTGCTGCCTGCTGGGGCAGACTCACTGAGAGCCCAGAGCCACCGTGCTGAGCTGGACCGGAAGCTGGTGCAGGTAGAGGAGTCCATCAAGATCTTTTCTCGGCCCAAAGTCTTCGTGAAGATGGATGACTGA
- the C18H16orf86 gene encoding uncharacterized protein C16orf86 homolog isoform X2, translating into MASAGAERRPGVQEATVVGQGQLTEEPGSAQTSECPVAGDQFLVPAHEARGTQSEDQRPAGAASESELQEEGPKLGEERPKPHAGALEERGPRPVVSIVRPRHGPKRKPVKSLSLPGLRAHLKAEAELPPKLPLQEEEPEGSQSEPSPSAKQHKKAKKRKSLGAPVLHAVASTVSAPLETLRLERKAQRLRPLYQYVNYCNPELNQAGKGDGEAEVEAEAELAPVPEEAGVEQLQALLPLAVQVTVPPRWWLPSFHA; encoded by the exons ATGGCCTCGGCAGGGGCGGAGAGGCGGCCGGGGGTCCAGGAGGCGACGGTCGTGGGGCAGGGACAGCTCACGGAGGAGCCCGGCAGCGCTCAGACCTCCGAG TGTCCAGTGGCGGGAGACCAGTTCTTGGTGCCAGCCCATGAGGCCCGCGGAACCCAGAGTGAAGACCAGCGCCCAGCAGGCGCAGCTTCGGAGTCGGAGCTCCAGGAGGAAGGACCCAAGCTGGGGGAGGAGAGGCCCAAGCCGCATGCCGGGGCGCTAGAGGAGAGAGGCCCCAGGCCCGTGGTCTCCATTGTGAGGCCCCGTCATGGTCCAAAGAGAAAGCCTGTCAA gtctctcagcctcccgggccTTCGTGCCCATCTTAAGGCTGAAGCTGAGCTGCCACCCAAGCTGCCgctgcaggaggaggagccagagGGCAGCCAGAGTGAGCCCTCACCATCTGCCAAACAGCACAAAAAAGCCAAGAAGCGCAAGAGCCTGGGGGCTCCCGTGCTCCACGCTGTGGCCAGCACGGTGTCTGCACCCTTAGAGACATTGAGGCTGGAGC GAAAGGCCCAGCGCCTGCGGCCCCTGTACCAGTACGTCAACTATTGCAACCCTGAGCTGAACCAGGCAGGGAAGGGGgacggggaggctgaggtggaggcagaggcagagctggCCCCGGTTCCGGAGGAGGCAGGTGTGGAGCAACTGCAGGCCTTGCTGCCCTTGGCAG TACAAGTGACTGTCCCGCCCCGCTGGTGGCTCCCCTCCTTCCACGCCTGA
- the C18H16orf86 gene encoding uncharacterized protein C16orf86 homolog isoform X1, whose product MASAGAERRPGVQEATVVGQGQLTEEPGSAQTSECPVAGDQFLVPAHEARGTQSEDQRPAGAASESELQEEGPKLGEERPKPHAGALEERGPRPVVSIVRPRHGPKRKPVKSLSLPGLRAHLKAEAELPPKLPLQEEEPEGSQSEPSPSAKQHKKAKKRKSLGAPVLHAVASTVSAPLETLRLERKAQRLRPLYQYVNYCNPELNQAGKGDGEAEVEAEAELAPVPEEAGVEQLQALLPLAGELGPGLALPCPSPLVTPTHALAPLGEEAGEEPGGLPSLGVSDHKAEVDKSTQVDIDKMLSVCTAPLVPPLSPQYK is encoded by the exons ATGGCCTCGGCAGGGGCGGAGAGGCGGCCGGGGGTCCAGGAGGCGACGGTCGTGGGGCAGGGACAGCTCACGGAGGAGCCCGGCAGCGCTCAGACCTCCGAG TGTCCAGTGGCGGGAGACCAGTTCTTGGTGCCAGCCCATGAGGCCCGCGGAACCCAGAGTGAAGACCAGCGCCCAGCAGGCGCAGCTTCGGAGTCGGAGCTCCAGGAGGAAGGACCCAAGCTGGGGGAGGAGAGGCCCAAGCCGCATGCCGGGGCGCTAGAGGAGAGAGGCCCCAGGCCCGTGGTCTCCATTGTGAGGCCCCGTCATGGTCCAAAGAGAAAGCCTGTCAA gtctctcagcctcccgggccTTCGTGCCCATCTTAAGGCTGAAGCTGAGCTGCCACCCAAGCTGCCgctgcaggaggaggagccagagGGCAGCCAGAGTGAGCCCTCACCATCTGCCAAACAGCACAAAAAAGCCAAGAAGCGCAAGAGCCTGGGGGCTCCCGTGCTCCACGCTGTGGCCAGCACGGTGTCTGCACCCTTAGAGACATTGAGGCTGGAGC GAAAGGCCCAGCGCCTGCGGCCCCTGTACCAGTACGTCAACTATTGCAACCCTGAGCTGAACCAGGCAGGGAAGGGGgacggggaggctgaggtggaggcagaggcagagctggCCCCGGTTCCGGAGGAGGCAGGTGTGGAGCAACTGCAGGCCTTGCTGCCCTTGGCAGGTGAGCTGGGCCCAGGCCTCGCTTTGCCCTGTCCCAGTCCACTAGTGACCCCCACCCATGCCCTGGCTCCCCTCggagaggaggctggagaggagcCTGGGGGCTTGCCCAGCTTGGGGGTGAGTGACCACAAGGCCGAGGTGGATAAGTCAACCCAGGTGGACATCGACAAGATGCTGAGTGTCTGCACTGCTCCACTTGTCCCCCCGCTCTCTCCTCAGTACAAGTGA
- the GFOD2 gene encoding glucose-fructose oxidoreductase domain-containing protein 2, protein MKMLPGVGVFGTGSSARVLVPLLRAEGFTVEALWGKTEEEAKQLAEEMNIAFYTSRTDDILLHQDVDLVCISIPPPLTRQISVKALGIGKNVVCEKAATSVDAFRMVTASRYYPQLMSLVGNVLRFLPAFVRMKQLISEHYVGAVMICDARIYSGSLLSPSYGWICDELMGGGGLHTMGTYIVDLLTHLTGRRAEKVHGLLKTFVRQNAAIRGIRHVTSDDFCFFQMLMGGGVCSTVTLNFNMPGAFVHEVMVVGSAGRLVARGADLYGQKNSATQEELLLRDSLAVGAGLPEQGPQDVPLLYLKGMVYMVQALRQSFQGQGDRRTWDRTPVSMAASFEDGLYMQSVVDAIKRSSRSGEWEAVEVLTEEPDTNQNLCEALQRNNL, encoded by the exons atgaagatGCTGCCAGGAGTGGGCGTGTTTGGGACTGGCAGCTCCGCCCGAGTTCTGGTCCCACTGCTGAGGGCAGAAGGGTTCACTGTTGAGGCCCTGTGGGGGAAGACTGAGGAGGAGGCGAAGCAGCTTGCTGAGGAGATGAACATCGCCTTCTACACCAGCCGGACTGATGACATCTTGCTGCATCAAGATGTGGATCTGGTGTGCATCAGCATCCCCCCTCCACTCACCCGGCAGATATCCGTGAAGGCTCTAG GTATTGGGAAGAATGTGGTTTGCGAGAAGGCAGCAACATCGGTGGATGCCTTCCGGATGGTGACAGCCTCGCGCTACTACCCGCAGCTCATGAGCCTGGTAGGGAATGTGCTGCGCTTCCTGCCTGCCTTCGTGCGCATGAAACAGCTGATTTCGGAGCACTATGTGGGAGCGGTGATGATCTGCGATGCCCGCATCTACTCAGGCAGCCTGCTGAGCCCCAGCTATGGCTGGATCTGTGATGAGCTCATGGGCGGCGGGGGCCTGCACACCATGGGGACCTACATTGTGGACCTGCTGACCCACCTGACCGGCCGGAGAGCCGAGAAGGTGCATGGGCTGCTCAAGACATTCGTGAGGCAGAACGCTGCCATCCGTGGCATCCGGCACGTCACCAGCGATGACTTCTGTTTCTTCCAGATGCTCatgggtgggggtgtgtgtagCACAGTGACACTGAACTTCAACATGCCAGGCGCCTTTGTGCATGAAGTCATGGTGGTAGGCTCTGCAGGACGCCTCGTCGCCCGGGGAGCCGACCTCTATGGGCAGAAGAACTCTGCCACGCAAGAGGAGCTGCTCTTGAGGGACTCGCTGGCAGTGGGCGCAGGACTGCCTGAGCAGGGGCCCCAGGATGTCCCGCTGCTGTACCTGAAGGGCATGGTCTACATGGTGCAGGCCTTGCGCCAGTCCTTCCAGGGGCAGGGCGACCGCCGCACCTGGGACCGCACCCCTGTCTCCATGGCCGCCTCCTTCGAGGATGGGCTGTACATGCAGAGCGTGGTGGATGCCATCAAGAGGTCGAGCCGATCCGGGGAGTGGGAGGCTGTGGAGGTGCTGACGGAGGAGCCCGACACCAACCAGAACCTGTGTGAGGCACTTCAGCGGAACAACCTATGA